In one Terriglobia bacterium genomic region, the following are encoded:
- a CDS encoding NAD(P)/FAD-dependent oxidoreductase, whose protein sequence is MDQAKILIIGGGVVGCAIARELSRRWDDVYLVEALPKPGMATSTRNSGVIHSGLYYPKDSLKARHCLAGNRLTYEFCAAHGVPHRRTGKLIVAANAHEAEELAPLQRRGEANGVAGLRLLDAAGIRAREPHVAGVAALEVPSTGILSAEELVKAYARVAAEQGASIVTRARVTALEPRGAAIRAELRIGDEESSQRETIEARCVVNAAGLYSDEVAALLGNRSWKIYPVRGEYCEMRGAQAGLINALVYPLPHADMLTLGAHFTKTLWGTVLVGPTARYIADKNDYEHDRLKPADFAASARVLLPEIGESDLHLAYSGIRPKLVPPGEKGPADFVIARDPGVPQAIQLVGIESPGLTSAPSIAGHVAALVAEVLA, encoded by the coding sequence ATGGACCAGGCCAAAATACTGATCATCGGCGGCGGGGTGGTGGGCTGCGCGATTGCCCGCGAATTGTCGCGGCGCTGGGACGACGTCTATCTGGTGGAGGCGCTGCCCAAGCCCGGTATGGCCACCAGCACCCGCAACAGCGGCGTCATCCACTCCGGGCTCTACTACCCCAAGGATTCGCTGAAGGCCCGGCACTGCCTGGCGGGCAACCGCCTGACGTACGAATTCTGCGCCGCGCATGGCGTGCCGCACCGCCGCACCGGCAAGCTCATCGTGGCGGCGAATGCCCACGAGGCGGAGGAGCTGGCGCCGCTGCAGCGGCGTGGCGAGGCCAACGGCGTTGCGGGCTTGCGCCTGCTGGACGCGGCGGGGATCCGCGCGCGCGAGCCGCACGTTGCCGGCGTGGCCGCGCTGGAGGTGCCTTCCACGGGGATCCTCTCGGCGGAGGAGCTGGTGAAGGCCTACGCGCGGGTGGCGGCGGAGCAGGGCGCCAGCATCGTGACCCGCGCGCGGGTGACGGCGCTCGAGCCGCGCGGGGCGGCCATCCGCGCGGAGCTGCGCATCGGCGACGAGGAGTCGAGCCAGCGCGAGACAATCGAGGCGCGCTGCGTGGTCAACGCCGCGGGGCTGTACTCCGACGAAGTGGCGGCGCTGCTCGGCAATCGCTCCTGGAAAATCTATCCGGTGCGCGGCGAGTATTGCGAGATGCGCGGCGCGCAGGCTGGGCTGATCAACGCGCTGGTCTATCCGCTGCCCCACGCCGATATGCTGACGCTTGGCGCGCACTTCACCAAGACACTGTGGGGCACCGTGCTGGTGGGGCCGACGGCGCGCTACATCGCGGACAAGAACGACTATGAGCATGACCGCCTCAAGCCCGCGGACTTTGCCGCCAGCGCCAGGGTTCTGCTGCCGGAGATCGGGGAGAGCGACCTGCACCTGGCCTATTCGGGAATCCGGCCGAAGCTGGTGCCGCCGGGCGAGAAGGGCCCGGCGGATTTCGTGATCGCCCGCGACCCCGGCGTGCCGCAGGCCATTCAGTTGGTGGGGATCGAGTCGCCGGGGCTGACCTCCGCGCCGTCCATCGCCGGGCATGTGGCCGCGCTCGTCGCGGAAGTGCTGGCCTGA
- a CDS encoding site-specific DNA-methyltransferase, with protein sequence MTPPKLSAKPHGSHPSVSNPLPPPVFHDPRHNIKIYQGDCLDILEKIPENSVDLVFADPPYFLSNGGITCHAGRMVSVNKGEWDKSKGPGANHEFNRSWLAACQRVLKPNGSIWVSGTAHVIHSVGFAMQQLGFKLLNDISWVKPNPPPNLSCRYFTHATETIIWAAKDKKSRHTFNYKLMKETNGGKQMKSVWTIPPPEPWEKKFGKHPTQKPVALLERILLASSHEGDLVLDPFLGGGTTLLTAFRLRRHAFGCELSLESVSLSLRRISSELVQVDLSISCLQFSLDPFPDPMDRSNSADVSPARLSSRAQRGICFSLGCSGRSSDRQASASELSYMPPQFQLVQQERRFYFIGRSKREVIFTVLAESLDDAWQKFRASGRSDSDALFIIKTETEIYLA encoded by the coding sequence ATGACGCCGCCCAAACTCAGCGCGAAGCCCCACGGTTCCCACCCCTCCGTCTCCAACCCTCTGCCTCCTCCCGTCTTCCACGACCCCCGCCACAACATCAAAATCTACCAGGGCGATTGCCTCGACATCCTGGAAAAAATTCCCGAAAACTCCGTGGACCTCGTCTTCGCCGACCCCCCGTACTTCCTTTCCAACGGCGGCATCACCTGCCACGCCGGCCGCATGGTCAGCGTCAACAAAGGCGAATGGGACAAATCCAAAGGCCCCGGCGCCAATCACGAATTCAACCGCTCCTGGCTCGCCGCCTGCCAGCGCGTCCTCAAACCCAACGGCTCCATCTGGGTCAGCGGCACCGCCCACGTCATTCATTCCGTCGGCTTCGCCATGCAGCAGCTCGGTTTCAAGCTCCTCAACGACATTTCCTGGGTCAAACCCAATCCCCCGCCCAATCTCTCCTGCCGCTACTTTACCCACGCCACCGAAACCATCATCTGGGCCGCCAAGGACAAAAAGTCCCGCCACACCTTCAATTACAAGCTCATGAAGGAAACCAACGGCGGCAAGCAGATGAAGTCCGTCTGGACCATCCCTCCTCCCGAGCCCTGGGAGAAGAAGTTCGGCAAGCACCCCACGCAGAAACCAGTGGCCCTGCTCGAACGCATCCTCCTCGCCTCCTCCCACGAAGGCGACCTGGTCCTCGATCCCTTCCTCGGCGGTGGCACCACCTTGCTCACCGCCTTCCGCCTCCGCCGCCACGCCTTCGGCTGCGAACTCTCTCTCGAATCCGTCAGCCTCTCCCTCCGCCGCATCAGTTCCGAATTGGTACAGGTCGATCTTTCTATTTCCTGCCTTCAGTTTTCCCTTGATCCGTTTCCCGATCCTATGGATCGATCCAATAGCGCCGACGTCTCGCCGGCTCGTTTGTCATCCCGAGCGCAGCGAGGGATCTGCTTTTCGCTCGGGTGTAGTGGCCGATCTTCAGATCGGCAAGCGAGCGCCAGCGAGCTCTCTTACATGCCGCCTCAGTTCCAACTCGTCCAGCAGGAGCGCCGCTTCTACTTCATCGGCCGCTCGAAGCGCGAGGTCATCTTCACCGTCCTCGCCGAATCTCTCGACGACGCCTGGCAAAAATTCCGCGCCTCCGGCCGCTCCGACTCCGACGCCCTCTTCATCATCAAAACCGAAACCGAAATCTATCTGGCCTAA
- a CDS encoding transposase: MPFYLKRLRLPREDYRGRRICFVTICCEKRRPVFADLSLGRCTLSYLAESAARRSFSLHSFCLMPDHLHFLAEGMDDACDLVKFIHVFKQRTAFACRRSNSQQLWQTRFYDHILRRAEAIEDVACYIRMNPVRQGLCTDPHLYPLSGSQTIDWMKRSLASTEWLPPWKRKPPG, translated from the coding sequence GTGCCCTTCTATCTCAAACGTCTGCGCCTTCCCCGGGAAGACTATCGTGGCCGCCGCATCTGCTTCGTCACGATATGCTGCGAAAAACGGCGCCCCGTCTTCGCCGATCTTTCCCTGGGCCGCTGCACGCTCTCGTATTTGGCCGAATCCGCCGCCCGGCGCTCTTTTTCGCTCCATTCCTTTTGCCTCATGCCGGACCATCTTCATTTCCTCGCGGAAGGCATGGACGATGCCTGCGACCTCGTGAAATTCATCCACGTATTCAAACAACGCACCGCATTTGCCTGCCGCCGCTCAAACTCCCAGCAACTCTGGCAAACGAGATTCTACGACCATATCTTGCGCAGAGCGGAGGCCATCGAGGATGTGGCCTGCTACATCCGGATGAACCCGGTTCGCCAGGGGCTTTGCACAGACCCGCATCTCTATCCTTTGTCCGGCTCCCAAACAATAGATTGGATGAAGCGCAGCCTTGCCAGTACCGAGTGGCTGCCTCCCTGGAAAAGAAAACCGCCGGGCTAA
- a CDS encoding restriction endonuclease yields MDLRIPTAGLDRYKSASQRARVGTEAWGELNLFCVNCTSDSLDRTRTNTPAVDFTCPKCAERFQLKSQKRRLGNTLTDGAYEKMQEAIETDKTPNILALHYEPERWSVSNLLLVPRFSYTLSVIKKRNPLSPTAERHDWVGCSIMLGDIPAEAKIPLITNGSVHPATQVRRQYNKLRDLGKMSVEARGWTLDVLRVVHSLGKRDFFLHDVYDFEHDLFRLHPANRHIQQKIRQQLQELRDMGILQFLGRGRYRLL; encoded by the coding sequence GTGGACCTGCGTATTCCCACTGCTGGCCTCGACCGCTACAAGAGCGCCTCCCAACGCGCCCGCGTAGGAACGGAAGCATGGGGTGAACTAAATCTTTTCTGTGTGAACTGTACTTCGGATAGTCTGGACCGCACTCGCACGAACACACCCGCCGTCGATTTTACCTGCCCAAAATGCGCCGAGCGTTTCCAACTCAAAAGCCAGAAAAGAAGGTTGGGCAACACTCTCACCGACGGCGCTTACGAGAAAATGCAGGAGGCAATTGAGACCGACAAGACCCCTAACATATTAGCCCTCCACTATGAGCCGGAACGGTGGAGCGTGAGCAACCTCCTTTTGGTTCCACGCTTTAGCTATACGCTTTCTGTAATCAAAAAGCGGAATCCGCTAAGTCCTACTGCTGAGCGGCATGACTGGGTAGGATGTTCGATAATGCTCGGAGATATCCCCGCTGAGGCCAAAATTCCACTCATAACAAATGGCAGCGTCCACCCCGCAACCCAAGTGAGGAGGCAATACAACAAACTACGCGATCTAGGCAAAATGAGCGTTGAAGCAAGGGGATGGACCCTGGACGTTCTCCGAGTCGTGCATTCCTTGGGTAAACGGGATTTTTTCCTGCATGATGTGTATGACTTCGAACACGATCTTTTTCGTCTGCACCCCGCAAACCGACACATTCAGCAGAAGATTCGACAACAACTACAAGAGCTAAGAGACATGGGCATTCTTCAATTCCTTGGCCGCGGCCGCTACCGCCTCCTCTAA
- a CDS encoding isoprenylcysteine carboxylmethyltransferase family protein: MKRIWALFYGVLCYLVFLASFLCAIWFVWTLDAPHPAAPWPQNFLINTGLLALFAVQHSVMARQWFKRIWTRLVPPPVERSTYVLIASLLLLLLVRTWQAMPALVWSVQSPAGRLLLHGLFAAGWLIVLVSTFLIDHFDLFGLKQVWTYWRGQAYPPPAFRTPSFYKWVRHPIYLGFIIAFWSAPQMTFGHLYFAAMCTAYIVVAIQFEERDLITFHGEAYRVYRSGVSMLTPWPKGKK, from the coding sequence ATGAAGAGAATCTGGGCATTGTTCTATGGTGTGCTGTGCTATCTGGTTTTCTTGGCCAGTTTTTTGTGCGCGATCTGGTTTGTCTGGACGCTCGACGCGCCGCACCCGGCCGCGCCGTGGCCGCAAAACTTCCTGATTAACACTGGCCTGCTCGCGCTGTTTGCCGTTCAGCACAGCGTCATGGCCCGCCAATGGTTCAAGCGCATCTGGACGCGGCTTGTTCCGCCGCCGGTGGAACGCAGTACCTACGTCCTGATCGCGAGTCTCCTGCTGCTCTTGCTGGTTCGTACTTGGCAAGCCATGCCCGCGCTGGTCTGGAGCGTGCAGAGCCCTGCCGGCCGGCTCCTTCTTCACGGCCTCTTCGCGGCCGGCTGGCTGATTGTCCTGGTTTCTACCTTTTTGATTGATCACTTTGACCTCTTTGGACTGAAACAAGTGTGGACTTACTGGCGCGGACAAGCCTATCCGCCTCCGGCATTTCGGACCCCCAGCTTCTACAAGTGGGTTCGCCATCCCATCTACCTGGGTTTCATCATCGCCTTCTGGAGCGCGCCGCAAATGACCTTTGGACATCTCTACTTCGCGGCGATGTGCACGGCGTACATCGTGGTGGCCATCCAATTCGAGGAACGCGACTTGATTACCTTCCACGGCGAGGCCTACCGCGTTTACCGGAGCGGCGTGTCCATGCTGACCCCCTGGCCCAAGGGAAAGAAGTGA
- a CDS encoding N(4)-(beta-N-acetylglucosaminyl)-L-asparaginase: MDNWTRRRFFLTSLAGSVVAGTGKLFGRALPGGEALPANGAGAARAAAAAAPGKRPVMISSLNGLKQLQRGMDILQKGGDTLDAVLATVTAVEDDPEDTSVGLGGLPNEDGEVELDASVMHGPTRRAGAVASVRRIKNVARLARTVMERTNHLMLVGSGATRFAVDEGFEEMNLLTEKARLAWLAWKAKTAENWRPGLDSPEWKELTASRSPISSTASRSHLQTMAALFDTPEKRAWLPWAEQVVAHPPTGTINCLAVNEKGELSGTTTTSGLAWKIAGRVGDSPIIGAGLYVDGDVGGAGSTGKGEENIKVAGGHTVVEMMRKGLSPTDACLEALHRVARNYNNDKKRLRHFHLFFYALNKDGVHGSASLWNNHYDKSPAAYAVHDGTSAHTALCAPLFDESVIED; this comes from the coding sequence ATGGACAACTGGACACGCAGGCGCTTCTTTCTCACTTCCCTGGCGGGCAGCGTCGTCGCCGGAACCGGAAAGCTCTTCGGGCGCGCCTTGCCGGGCGGCGAAGCGCTGCCCGCAAACGGCGCGGGCGCGGCGCGCGCCGCCGCAGCCGCCGCCCCGGGCAAGCGCCCGGTGATGATCTCCAGCCTCAACGGACTGAAACAACTGCAGCGCGGCATGGATATCCTGCAGAAGGGCGGCGACACCCTCGATGCCGTCCTCGCCACGGTCACCGCCGTCGAGGACGATCCCGAGGACACCTCCGTCGGCCTCGGCGGCCTGCCCAACGAAGACGGCGAAGTCGAGCTCGACGCCAGCGTCATGCACGGGCCCACGCGCCGCGCCGGCGCGGTCGCCTCCGTGCGCCGCATCAAAAACGTCGCGCGCCTCGCCCGCACGGTCATGGAGCGCACCAATCACCTCATGCTCGTGGGCTCCGGCGCCACGCGCTTCGCCGTGGACGAAGGCTTCGAGGAGATGAACCTCCTCACCGAAAAAGCGCGCCTCGCCTGGCTGGCCTGGAAGGCCAAGACCGCGGAAAACTGGCGCCCCGGCCTGGACAGCCCGGAGTGGAAGGAGTTGACCGCTTCGCGGTCACCCATATCGTCTACCGCTTCGCGGTCACACCTGCAGACGATGGCCGCGCTCTTCGACACCCCGGAGAAGCGGGCCTGGCTGCCCTGGGCCGAACAAGTGGTCGCCCATCCGCCGACCGGCACCATCAACTGCCTCGCCGTGAACGAGAAGGGCGAACTCTCCGGCACCACCACCACCTCCGGCCTGGCCTGGAAGATCGCCGGGCGCGTCGGCGATTCCCCCATCATCGGCGCCGGCCTCTACGTGGATGGCGACGTCGGCGGCGCCGGCTCCACCGGCAAGGGCGAGGAGAACATCAAGGTCGCCGGCGGCCACACCGTCGTCGAGATGATGCGCAAGGGCCTCTCCCCCACCGACGCCTGCCTCGAAGCCCTGCACCGCGTCGCCCGCAACTACAACAATGACAAGAAGCGCCTGCGCCACTTCCACCTCTTCTTCTACGCCCTCAACAAGGACGGCGTGCACGGCAGCGCCTCCCTCTGGAACAATCACTACGACAAATCCCCCGCGGCCTATGCCGTCCACGACGGCACGTCCGCCCACACCGCCCTCTGCGCCCCGCTCTTCGATGAATCGGTGATCGAAGACTGA
- a CDS encoding deoxynucleoside kinase: protein MPARDSTSSSKPGAGQAPRFIVIEGPLRVGKSTLARILAERLHARRIYDCEDNPFLADFYRETPGAAFHTQMYFLMERQRRLRDALAVQAPGPLLADFLMEKDRIFANLNLDDEELKLYERYYEALTRDLPAPDLLIYLQAKPEVLRARIAKKGAREETRIADEYIEEVARAYEHFFFRYSASDLLVINTSEIDFVERNEDLRQLLRRLQDPVKGTQYFLPLGPSG from the coding sequence ATGCCGGCCCGCGACTCCACTTCGTCCTCCAAGCCCGGCGCGGGGCAGGCGCCGCGCTTCATTGTCATTGAAGGGCCGCTGCGCGTCGGCAAATCGACGCTGGCGCGGATCCTCGCCGAACGCCTCCATGCGCGGCGCATCTACGACTGCGAGGACAATCCCTTCCTCGCCGATTTCTACCGCGAAACCCCCGGCGCCGCCTTTCACACCCAGATGTATTTCCTGATGGAGCGCCAGCGCCGCCTGCGCGATGCCCTGGCCGTCCAGGCTCCCGGCCCGCTGCTCGCCGATTTCCTGATGGAGAAGGACCGCATCTTCGCCAACCTCAACCTCGACGATGAGGAGCTGAAGCTTTACGAGCGCTATTACGAAGCGCTCACCCGCGATCTCCCCGCGCCGGACCTGCTCATCTATCTGCAGGCCAAGCCGGAGGTGCTGCGCGCGCGCATCGCCAAGAAAGGCGCGCGCGAAGAGACGCGCATCGCCGACGAGTACATCGAAGAGGTCGCCCGCGCCTACGAGCATTTCTTTTTCCGCTACTCGGCCTCCGACTTGCTGGTCATCAACACCTCGGAGATCGATTTCGTCGAGCGCAACGAAGACCTGCGGCAGCTCCTGCGCCGCCTGCAGGACCCGGTCAAGGGCACCCAGTATTTCCTCCCGCTGGGCCCGTCGGGTTAA
- the rnhA gene encoding ribonuclease HI codes for MKRIVLITDGACIGNPGPGGWACLLRYKDRVRELSGAAAATTNNRMELQAVIEGLKALHESCAVVIRTDSRYVRDGMTRWIHNWKRNGWVRKENGKPGTEPIKNRELWEELDRLHQRHEIRWQWVKGHAADPDNNRCDALANQAARRNP; via the coding sequence ATGAAACGGATCGTTCTCATCACCGACGGCGCGTGCATCGGCAATCCCGGCCCGGGCGGCTGGGCCTGTCTCCTCCGTTACAAAGACCGCGTCCGGGAGTTGAGCGGCGCCGCAGCGGCCACCACCAACAACCGCATGGAGCTCCAGGCCGTCATCGAGGGCCTGAAAGCGTTGCACGAATCCTGCGCCGTGGTCATCCGCACCGATTCCCGGTATGTGCGGGACGGCATGACCAGGTGGATTCACAACTGGAAACGCAACGGCTGGGTCCGCAAAGAAAACGGCAAGCCCGGAACGGAACCCATCAAGAATCGCGAACTATGGGAAGAGCTCGACCGCTTGCACCAACGGCATGAAATCCGCTGGCAATGGGTCAAAGGCCACGCCGCCGACCCCGACAACAACCGCTGCGACGCCCTCGCCAACCAAGCCGCCCGCCGCAACCCCTGA